The nucleotide window TTTTGCTGATCTCTTCAGCTGTGAAGAGTTAAAACAGAGTGCTAAAAGAATGGTGGAGCACAAGTTCACAGCTGTGTACCACCAGGAGGCTTTCATGCAACTGTCACACGATCTACTGATAGATATTTTAAGCAGTGACAATTTAAATGTGGAAAAGGAGGAGACAGTTCGTGAAGCTGCCATGTTATGGCTGGAGTACAACACAGAGTCACGATCGCAGTATCTGTCCTCTGTTCTTAGCCAAATCCGAATCGATGCACTTTCAGAAGTAACGCAGAGAGCCTGGTTTCAAGGCTTACCACCTAATGATAAGTCGGTGGTGGTGCAAGGACTGTACAAATCAATGCCCAAGTTTTTCAAGCCCAGACTTGGTATGACGAAAGAGGAGATGATGATATTCAttgaagctgctgctgaaaaccCTGGTAGTCTTTATTCTTCTGTCTGCTATAGCCCCCAGGCAGAAAAAGTTTACAAACTCTGCAACCCTCCTGCTGACTTGCATAAGGTTGGGATGCTTGTTACTCCTGATAATGACATCTATATAGCAGGTGGACAAGTTCCTCTGAAAAACACGAAAACCAATCACAGTAAAAGCAGCAAACTCCAGGCTGCCTTCAGAACTGTGAATTGCTTTTACTGGTTTGATGCACAGCAAAACACTTGGTTTCCAAAGACACCGATGCTCTTTGTTCGTATAAAGCCATCCCTGGTCTGCTGTGAAGGCTACATCTATGCAATTGGAGGAGACAGCGTTGGTGGAGAACTCAACAGGAGAACTGTGGAGAGATATGATACTGAGAAAGACGAGTGGACCATGGTAAGCCCGTTGCCTTGCGCATGGCAGTGGAGCACAGCAGTAGCAGTTCACAACTGCATTTACGTAATGGCACACAACTTGATGTACTGTTATTTTCCCAGGTCAGATGCTTGGGTAGAAATGGCTATGCGACAAACAAGTAGATGttttgcttcagctgctgcttttggtGATAAAATATTCTATATTGGAGGACTGCATATTGCCAGCAATTCTGGTATAAGGCTCCCAAGCAGTACTGTAGATGGGTCTTCCGTAACAGTGGAAATCTATGACGTGAATAAAAATGAATGGAGAATGGCAGCCAATATCCCTGCCAAGCGGTATTCTGACCCATGCGTTAGAGCTGTTGTCATCTCTAATTCTTTATGTGTCTTTATACGAGAAACCCACATGAATGAGAGGGCGAAGTATGCCACCTATCAATATGACCTGGAACTCGATCGCTGGTTTTTAAGGCAGCATATATCAGAACGTGTGCTGTGGGACTTGGGGAAAGACTTCCGCTGCACGGTAGGAAAGCTGTATCCGTCTTGCCTTGAAGAGTCCCCATGGAAACCTCCAACGTATCTCTTCTCACCAGATGGAGCTGATGAATTTGAGCTGGATGGGGAGATGGTTACTTTACCACCTGTATAGCTCCTGAATTAGACTGCACAACTGATTTTGTGCTCAGTTATCTTGAAATAAATGATTGTGAAAGAACAGGTCTGGAAACAGAAGTGTCAAACCTGTCTTTCATGAGTTGTATTTTTATGCCCTACCTAATACTTGCCGCCATTCAGTATGAATCAGTGAAATGAGCAGATAAGCTTCCATAATCTGAAATACTATTATCTGATAATTGAGAAATGTAGATGTATATCATGAGCTTAAGCATCTGACTTGTCTAAAGAATTAATTTCTAGTTCTATGAAGTCTCAGTTCAGGAAAATTAGCTTCAGAAAAAAGTAGTTACTGTTTCTAGGATGATGTCACAACTCTCTTGAAAATATCTTCCAGTTATATTTGAATTACTCCTGGATATTCTACTTAAGTGCTAGTTATATAATTGTCAGTGTGGCCTAATCAAAAGACTGTGCTGCACTTACTTAATACTAACATCCATGTTGGTATAGTAatgccattaaaagaaaaagaaacaaatcccaTGGATCTACCTGTGGTAGGAAGGGTAGATCTTCCATTGTATGGTAACATGCAGGGCAAAATGACTGCAGGTTCAGTCACATGTATTATTAGGTGCATGTATTCTATTTTCACTAACTTATACCTGTCTATTTAGAATACAGGTCTTCCAAGCAGCTGGTAGTTTACCAGGTGTGGACTTAAGTTGCTGGGCTTGCAATAGGAATTGTCAGCCCTCATAGTGCGGGTCTATGTGGAGCTTTAATCAGTAAATGTCTCCACGGTCTGTATTACAGTAATGTTGGCTCATGTATATTACTTCCTGCTGCTGATGTATTTTTCCATTGTAAAACAAAGTTCTAGTGTGGATTAACC belongs to Accipiter gentilis chromosome 14, bAccGen1.1, whole genome shotgun sequence and includes:
- the KBTBD2 gene encoding kelch repeat and BTB domain-containing protein 2, which encodes MSTQDERQINTEYAVSLLEQLKFFYEQQLLTDIVLIVEGTEFPCHKMVLATCSSYFRAMFMSGLSESKQTHVHLRNVDAATLQIIITYAYTGNLAISDSTVEQLYETACFLQVDDVLQRCREYLIKKINAENCVRLLSFADLFSCEELKQSAKRMVEHKFTAVYHQEAFMQLSHDLLIDILSSDNLNVEKEETVREAAMLWLEYNTESRSQYLSSVLSQIRIDALSEVTQRAWFQGLPPNDKSVVVQGLYKSMPKFFKPRLGMTKEEMMIFIEAAAENPGSLYSSVCYSPQAEKVYKLCNPPADLHKVGMLVTPDNDIYIAGGQVPLKNTKTNHSKSSKLQAAFRTVNCFYWFDAQQNTWFPKTPMLFVRIKPSLVCCEGYIYAIGGDSVGGELNRRTVERYDTEKDEWTMVSPLPCAWQWSTAVAVHNCIYVMAHNLMYCYFPRSDAWVEMAMRQTSRCFASAAAFGDKIFYIGGLHIASNSGIRLPSSTVDGSSVTVEIYDVNKNEWRMAANIPAKRYSDPCVRAVVISNSLCVFIRETHMNERAKYATYQYDLELDRWFLRQHISERVLWDLGKDFRCTVGKLYPSCLEESPWKPPTYLFSPDGADEFELDGEMVTLPPV